TCCCTACTTTTCTCACTTCCCAAACACAATCTCACTCTGCTCAATCATTCTTCAATTTCTCATCACTGGACAGCACCCATTCCCAGCAACTTCGAAGACTGAAAATTGAGGCGCTACCCTATCTTCTCAGAACAAATATACAGCACAGACCATGTCTGGCCCACCTCGAATCCGGTCTACGAACATCGCTGAACCTGAAAACAAGGAGCCACAAAATCCGGTTAAGAAACCTGAGAAAATGCGGCACCACCAACTTATTACGGATTCCAAGGCCAAGAAAGTTGGGAAAGTGGCGTCTTCAGTTTTGCGACAGAAGTCCATGAATGGCTCCTGCTCATCCGATGTCTCCACAGACTCCTCCCACAGtcgttcctcttcttcttcctcattgtCGTTCAGATCATCGTCGACTGGGAGAATCACGCCGGCGAGCAGGAGGAATGGAGTGGTCAGGAAGAAGCAGTGTGAGATGAAAGCTGATAAGGAGGTAAAAAGCTCTGTGGCGGTGGAGAGTGGCAATGTAGTTGGTGGAAACAGTGAATTAGTGGATACAGCTGATTGCTTTGAATTTAAGAAAAGGTGCGCTTGGGTTACACCCAGCACTGGTAAGATCTTCTACCCCCCTTCATTTTCTTGTCAATTagaaaagttgaagaatttggAAACTTTAATGGTGGTGAACCTTTCCTTATTTTGATAATATCGAAAATAAATGGAAGATGGTACTACATGTGGTTTTCCTTTTATGTCGTGGTTGAAAATTGTTGCCTCTTGCTACTAGatatatattggtgggaaaaaaagaaaatttgggAATTGATGCTTATGTTGGAATAGCTTTAAGATGATGGAGTTTGATCTAGTTATTATAAGCTCAACTATTTGTTTGTTCATGTTCTTCTCCCGCACTGGTAGTTATGGTTCTTCCTTTCTATGTCTATGCAGTCTGATTTCATATCACTCGTGTAGTATAGTGCTGCATAGCAGTTAGTTATAGACGACTAAGTTAACTAATATTTTCTAAATGAGTCACTTGAGGGACACGAACCCATCACATATGAGGTACTAAAACTAAATATAGCACTTCAAAATGCCACCAATTTGGGTATTTATCATGTATATAATTTGAATCGAGGTATACATAGTTCAAACATGGTTTTGATGGGGCTATAATTTAACATATAATCTTGAGTCTATTTTCTGTTTTAGCAAACTTATCACACAATTATCGTACGACAGATAAACCAATCCATTATAATTCTTGACATCCATCTGTACACCCTTCACTTTAAGCTTATCTTGACTTGAGGAAGTTCTATTTATGTCGATGTGTGGAGAAGAGGGATATAATATATGGTGTTAGATGGAGTGCTTTTCCTTGGAGTGGAACTCATAAAATCACTTCTAAGGTTACTTATCTTATGCTATTAGGGGTGAGCATCAATTCCATATAGGTTTCAGCTGTTAAAACAGGAATCCCTGAAGCTTCATGGAACAAGCCTTTTTTCTGTTCTTAAACCCTTATGGCGAGGAGGAAATTTGTTTTTGACACGTCAACTCTTTCCTTAAGAAATTGACTATTTGAATGATGATTTGTTACCTTTTTTACCCAAGTCCTTTTTATATGTATCTGAATTTACTTTCTTCATGGCTTTTGGGATGAATTCTGATTGATGTATTTAGTACCTCTACAGTTATGCAATGTTCTGTTCTACTGTGCCGTCTTCAACTTGTGGttcagaaattaatatatatttattttgaatCTGTGTAATTCTCCCATCTTCACATGATCTTTGAATTCATATGCTTACAACTCAATCACCTTGGTATATTACAGAATGTGAAGCCTACTGAGTGATGCTTAATGATTTTTTTGAAAGGAGAAGATTTTATCTTCTTGTTTGACTGCCCAAACTAAATGGCCGGATACTTCCAGTTGAACTAATAATAAGCAAGCCATTTTGGCATGTAATAAGGTATCTTTCAgaaatgaaaaaccaaaaatctCCTATCATGTATTTTAATTGACATTACCGTGAGGAAAAGTTGGCAAGAGCTGGTCAAGATTTTATTTTGTCTTGGAATTTTTTGTGCTTCTATTTTCTGTAACAACAGCTGGTTTTATGAAGGAGATTCAAATTAGTCTGTATAAATTTTACCATTAATAACTTGTATagtttcttcctttaaattaatGAAAGCAAATTGCATTTGACCTACGATACATCATGGGGAACTTTTGGAAAAAGTAAGATGAGTATGATTCCCTGTGCAGCCAATTCATTTTGACATTAGTTCTGGATAGAGCTTATAAGATTGTGATCATTATATTTCAATTGAAATTCTTTTGATAGATGCCTATGTGTCATGCATATTGAGACCGTCATATGACTTGTATCAGCACTCAACAACTGTTTTCTTTGTTAAACTGTTGTCTGGGCATATGCCATATTATAGTTACCTTACGAGCCTTTCGTCTACATATTGGATTAGTTACCACTAAAGCTTTGGTAGAATTTGGAGCATTAATCTATATTGTCATCCCTAGTCATACCCCAAGGGCATTGTTGCAATGTCTGAAAGAACCTGCCCTGTGAACCCAGAACAATGAGAACATAGAGGTCATAGGTTCTATTTCCACTGACATTGGGTTGTTATTTTGATAATGATTGGTGGCTTGGATGCTTTGCATTGTGTCAAGATTACTTTGCCTTTGTTCATTCATAGTTCTAATCATCATGATggatattatattattatcttGGTCTTATTCCAtagaatgataaaaaaaaaaaaaaaaagttcgcGGACTTCCTTACCCTCTGTTATTAACGTGAAAGTTGACTTGGTGTGCTGTATTCTACCTAATACCTCACCAGTCattttttaatgttattttgagcTTACATAGCCcttggggttttttttttttttttttgcacagACCCATGCTATATGAGTTTTCATGATGAAGAATGGGGAGTACCTGTCCATGATGACAAGTATGTAATTTGGACACTGAAGTTAATCATCTTCTGCACTAACCTGTATCTGGTAGCTTTCCCAATCTGATCATTTCATCATGCAGGAAGCTGTTCGAATTGCTATGCCTTTCAGGTGCTCTGGCCGAAATGACGTGGCCTGTCATTCTTAACAAAAGAGGTTTATTTAGGTATTGGCTATTTTCAAGCAGTATAATCCAATGATGAGGATATACACTTCTCTCCGCAATTTTTGACAATTTAGATTAATTCGGAGAGATGCTAATGTCTGTACAGGGAGGTGTTTTTGGATTTTGATCCTGCTGCAGTGTCAAAATTAAATGACAGAAAGATAGCTCTGCCAGGAAGCCCTGGGAGCTTGCTTCTGTCAGAATCGAAGCTACGATCCATTATTGAAAATGCTCGCCAAATGTGCAAGGTAGAGAGTTGACTAATAAAATGCTCACCCACCCACTAAAATGAAACAAAGCATGAATCTCATTTGATTTTTTGGTGATGCAGGTTATAGATGAGTTTGGTTCATTTAACAGATACATCTGGAACTTTGTAAACCATAAGCCCATGGTTAACCAATTTCGAAACTCACGGCAAGTTCAAGTGAAGAACTCAAAAGCAGAGGTCATAAGCAAAGATTTAGTAAGGCGAGGTTTTCGAAGCGTAGGGCCAACAGTGGTATATTCTTTCATGCAAGTGGCCGGATTGACAAATGATCACCTCACTAGCTGCTTCAGATTCCAGGATTGTATTTCTGGGACAGAAGTACGGGAAAATGATACCGGTCTTAAATCCAAGAACGAAAATAAACTCGAGGCTTCAATCGGTACTGGATAGCTGAGATTGTTGGTGTGCAATTTCTGTACAAGCGGTTACCCCTCATCCCTTGAATGGTTATGAATCATTGTGGTAATGTGATGACTTAATTGGAATCAAATTGCTGTAATTTGCAggtatttatattatgtttcCACTTTCCAGATTGAAGATATATAACTTGTAAAGGGAACCATCAATTGGAAATTGTGCTTTCACTGGTGGTACAGCACTGGCTAAGGAAAATCTGTTCATTGATACAATAATATCTGTGATTGAGGTCAAATATAGGGTCCCTATTCCCCTCCAAAATTCAAGTCCACCAaaatatttttccttttcttaaGGATAAACTTCAAATTTACCCTATAATGTTTTTGGAGAAGTGTAGATACATTCCTAATCTaagaaatgacaaaattttatcCTTAAACATGTAGTAATTTTGGGAATAGACAGTGTCAAAGTCTGCCTTCAAAGGCTTggagtgaaaaaaaaaaaccaaaaaaaaagagagcTTAACTTTATAAGTTTTTATCTGGTGGATGCAATTAGCAACTTGTATATGAAGATGGATGGACAAGGTGTAACGGGTGGTTCCAATGTGTCTCCTTCCATCCGCATGATGCGAGTTCTTTAAAGAGTTTTGTTATAGTATATTTCTAATGTTCTATGTCTTGGAATTGGAACTGttaaaggaaatttttttataatttcttacctaggttagtgtatatatatactttttcaAAGAGGTGAGGagccttatatttttttattttccccaGATGGAATCATCTAGTTGAAACTTATTCCTCATATTTGAGAGGATCAAAAGACATGTCTGGAAAGCCATTCCTGGACAAAGTTTAACTATCAGTTGCCGGATTGGAAATTTTGCTAGTATTTGTTTCCTTATACAGGTTCTGCATTCATCCATGGATTCTGAACTTGACAATAGTAAAATGAACCCATTATTTGAATCACATTTCCTTTTCGATTAGGCCAAAAATATTCTCCCAGGTATGGGCTGCTACTTGCGGACCATTGAATTAGAGCATGCCATTCCAAATTCTTGGAATTATAGTGTATCATTCAGTTCTTAGCACAcgaatctaaaaataaaaatacagtaTAAAGACTCCCATCAAAATATAGGGTATAGTTGGATAATAAAATACTatcaaaagaaaatataacccacaaaaggaagaacaagcgaaaacataaatcatataaTCTATACTTTACAGAAAAGATTCACCATTTTTAAATAGCAGTTGCAAGACaattttcatatttacattACTTCACAGTAAATAAGTAATGAAATAATGCAGAGACTAGGACAAAGTTGGTatctataaaataaaaagtaggCAAAAGGCAAGGGCAGTATCCAAAATTGTTAATTGTGCAAGGTTCTAGGTTGTTGACCCAGTGAATCACATATCAAAGAATAGAATAGAATCTGTATTGATAAGTCAAGAAAGCAGGTTGTTTATTTTTGACTCTATACATAACTCTAAATTCTTGATAATTCCAACCACTTTGCTGGCTGCCTTCTGTGTGAAAAGAATATTCAACTTGATGCCTGCCTGCATTCATCAAATGCTTCTGCTTCTCTATAATTCAAATAAGATTCAATTTGGCCAACTAAACTCCTCTTAGTCAATTCAGACAGCTATTTTCTTCACTAAATTTCCACTATTTCAACTTGTTCTATAACccatcaaaataattaataaatatccACTCTTTTTTCTTGCAAATGGGACATCTCCTCATCTACTTTTGGATTTTTACTATCTCTTGCTCTTTATGGATCACTCATTAACCAATGAAATTTTATCCAACAATGCATGGAATAAACAAACTCAATCCCAATAATTGCTTGAGACATTGAAAATTTATGTAACCATATCCAATTTGTTTCCTATTGAACATAAAATTTCTGACATTCTTGTTTGTGTGACATTGTATTTACATCTACATGCCAAATCTCAAAATGGCCTAATGGAACTTACAAGATTAAATTAGAAACTcaaaaccaaataaaaataaagtcaCCACTTTTCTGTATGATTCTGCTGCAACATTCTTCCTGAAATTGCTGCTGCTAATGCTGCTGTGAAAGTGGGATCTTTTGTCAACGAAGAAGCCATCTGTTCCACTAAGAACTGCCTTACTTGAGGTGTTTCTGTTCTTGGTTTTGAATTTGTGGCATCTATGTTGGACTTGGATTTTGTGAGATCAAGAGTAATTGTTGGACCTGATGAACCAAGTGAAGCTGAGCAAGGTACTGAACCAAGAGTTAGGCTTCTGCTTCCCCCTGATGTTGTCTCCATTTGTGATGGATGTGGATGATTGTGTTCACCTTCATATGTTGCAACTAATACTGATTGGTCTTCAATGCTTCTTTGCACCTGAACATCATAGGACAAAAAAACACGTTACTTTAGGAACACAAAATAGTTTATTTTATGTGTTCAATTGCATTTGAAAATTACGTACCTTCTTTTTGACAGGGCAGGCAGGAGCAAATGAGCACTTGAAATAAGCTCTTGGTGAAGGATTATCTCTTGTGACCTTTTGGCCATATTTCCTCCATTGATATCCATCCTTAACAACCTGAAAATCAATTTCAATTAACCATGAATAATTGACCAACAATTCATGTAAATAGAAAAAAAGTAAATGATTCATTTAAGGACTTACCAAGGTTGTATCAGATGGTTCAGACTTGACATAAACTCTTGAAATCTTAGCTTTGATAACTTCTTCTCTTGGTTTCTTACAAGATTCTTCATCAGTAGAGCTGCTTTCGGAATTACCAGTCATGGGAATTGTGTTATTGTTAGTATTGGTATTACTGCTCTCAGATTTTCTTTTCCTGGATGGACTAGGCTCCTTATCTCGATTCTTGTTCATATAATCCACCAATTGGGTTTTTAAAGCATTATAGTTTTCACACATAACAGTTAGCATTTCTGTTAACTTCTTGTTTTCTGCACTGACTCTCTTCAATTCCTCCAGCAAAGCTCCACTACTCTGTGAAAAGAAACACTCAGATTAAGAGGACTTACCATCATTAAGACACAGTTAGCAAATAGTAAGAATTAAGCAAACTAACTAACCTGAACTTCTTGTTTGTTCCCCAAATCCATAAAATTGGTGACAAAATCTTTCTTGACACCTATTCTTTGTCGAGGATTAATGTTAAGATCCAAAGAAGTATCTACCCAAGAAGAAGAGTAATCCATTAACAAAAAAGAAGCTTCCTTTATCCTTGATAAATAAGTCTGTACCACAAGAAATAGATTTAGggatagaaagaaagaaagacatGAATTTATAAAAGAAACAAGGATGGATTGGTAAAAGACAATGTCGGttgtaaacaaaaaaaaagtcaaagtcAAGCGCAGCTCCCACCAAGTTCAGCAATAAACAATGGATGTGATCTATTTCATTAGAAGTTTTATGTTGACCAATTTGCCTCTCTTCGGTTGGGGTCCACGTACATGTAACTCCTTCTTCTGGATATTGGACTTCCTCACGTTTTCAAGCATTTTCCACGTTATATTTATGttacaatatttatttatttatttaattacttATGACATCAAACACTAATACAACTTTCCCAATGGATTGCCCCATTGATTTCTCTTCAAAATGAAAGGAAGATACTAACATTTATGATATAAATAAATTCATAAATGTAACTTGTTATTTATTTCTACATTTGTTtcattatataatttattttaaagtaattaaaaaatacaattgatatagagtcaaattaataaatttacattgataattttgaaaattcaaCCTCATTTAATTATTGGAGAATAAGTCTTGGAATGTTCAAAAAACGTATGCATACATTAAAAATCAAGACAAATATTCAATATTTgggtcaaaaaaaattaaactgaacactagaatgacttatatctcggaaaaaaaattactttttaaAACGATTTATATAATAGAACGAATGGAGTACTTGTTTTGTACgacaatgtttttattttactgTCAAATTCATGATATGATAGGATTGTTTTGTTGAGAATTAATTCAAACACTATTTATGTtgagaattaatttaaataaatgttaTGAAGTATTGTAACAGCTCACTTAGTCTTTTAACAGTTGTATGCTTTTAATATccgtctcttttttttttgaggaaattAATATCCGTCTCTTAATTTTCTATTTAtcgttccttaattttatctccATGAgttgagagtttttttttttagtttttcagtTTACTTTGTAAGCCTGTTTATAGGCACTTCTTTTTCCTTTCATTATCAAGCAATAAAGGCATAAAAAAACACTTCTCATT
The window above is part of the Euphorbia lathyris chromosome 3, ddEupLath1.1, whole genome shotgun sequence genome. Proteins encoded here:
- the LOC136224053 gene encoding uncharacterized protein; translation: MSGPPRIRSTNIAEPENKEPQNPVKKPEKMRHHQLITDSKAKKVGKVASSVLRQKSMNGSCSSDVSTDSSHSRSSSSSSLSFRSSSTGRITPASRRNGVVRKKQCEMKADKEVKSSVAVESGNVVGGNSELVDTADCFEFKKRCAWVTPSTDPCYMSFHDEEWGVPVHDDKKLFELLCLSGALAEMTWPVILNKRGLFREVFLDFDPAAVSKLNDRKIALPGSPGSLLLSESKLRSIIENARQMCKVIDEFGSFNRYIWNFVNHKPMVNQFRNSRQVQVKNSKAEVISKDLVRRGFRSVGPTVVYSFMQVAGLTNDHLTSCFRFQDCISGTEVRENDTGLKSKNENKLEASIGTG
- the LOC136224290 gene encoding probable WRKY transcription factor 40 — translated: MDYSSSWVDTSLDLNINPRQRIGVKKDFVTNFMDLGNKQEVQSSGALLEELKRVSAENKKLTEMLTVMCENYNALKTQLVDYMNKNRDKEPSPSRKRKSESSNTNTNNNTIPMTGNSESSSTDEESCKKPREEVIKAKISRVYVKSEPSDTTLVVKDGYQWRKYGQKVTRDNPSPRAYFKCSFAPACPVKKKVQRSIEDQSVLVATYEGEHNHPHPSQMETTSGGSRSLTLGSVPCSASLGSSGPTITLDLTKSKSNIDATNSKPRTETPQVRQFLVEQMASSLTKDPTFTAALAAAISGRMLQQNHTEKW